A genomic segment from Streptomyces antibioticus encodes:
- a CDS encoding SapB/AmfS family lanthipeptide, whose translation MSILSLQALETPDETTEYLSVLSSLSVVNCTNSTVSTLLCL comes from the coding sequence ATGTCCATCCTCAGCCTGCAGGCCCTGGAGACCCCGGACGAGACCACCGAGTACCTCTCGGTGCTCAGCTCCCTCTCCGTGGTCAACTGCACCAACAGCACCGTCAGCACGCTGCTGTGCCTGTAG
- the lanKC gene encoding class III lanthionine synthetase LanKC: MRYEAYSYADKVFYDSPVRWATIEEFAAVGEPLPEGWLGSAREVWVGRTPVGVDLPDQGWKIHVSACPDNAEHVLAVVGEYCLRRRVAHKFLRSPALVRTQNAKYASRGSSGKFMTLYPVDEPELERCLTDLDAALTGLRGPYILSDLRWRQGPLYLRYGGFTEQFCRSETGELVLALREPSGRLRPDVRRAVFEVPDWAPVPAVLAQALADRATSSTAAFPYTVERALHFSNGGGIYVARPAAGGDQVVLKEARPDAGLDQRGDDAVTRLRREHDILRRLDGVPSVPAALGYLTAWEHHFLVQEFVPGEPLNRWFGQRYPLIHPDPAPEAVERYREEALDVLGKIEEGLRAIHARGVVFGDLHPRNLIVRPDGRVCFVDFELASPADDFVRPGLGAAGFAAPADVEGYAIDEHALDALRLWIFMPLIQLTSLDPGKHDQLSRAAARRFALPPRPISLTSSHIPGPRDDFDASAALFSGDRADWPALRDSMAAAITASATPERTDRLFPGDPSQFTHDGLGLAYGAAGVLWALHTVGAPVDPDHVEWLLEAVAREPGRPGLYTGAHGVAYALDRLGHARQAHNLLDRLLKEPLDGQGDDLAAGLPGIGLTLLHFAGTTADSSLHAVAADIAERLAARLEPDAGLPAPGRRAGLLHGPSGAALFFLGLYDSTGDAGLLDLADRALALDLARCVLGDDGTLQVDEGSRVLPYLETGSAGIAAVLHTALRHRPDPERQRSLDRMRGAAVPEFIVQPGLFNGRAGLILLLHLLQDGTSAHEPVIRRHIRRLVWHLVPHQGHAAFPGEQLLRLSMDLATGSAGILLALGSALADTPALPFWTGRGVADPAPRPPATVLRTP; this comes from the coding sequence ATGCGCTACGAGGCGTATTCGTACGCCGACAAGGTGTTCTACGACTCGCCGGTCCGCTGGGCGACCATCGAGGAATTCGCCGCGGTGGGTGAGCCCTTACCCGAGGGCTGGCTCGGCTCCGCCAGGGAGGTGTGGGTGGGCCGTACGCCCGTCGGCGTCGACCTGCCCGACCAGGGCTGGAAGATCCACGTGTCCGCCTGCCCGGACAACGCGGAGCACGTCCTGGCCGTCGTCGGCGAGTACTGCCTCCGCCGGCGCGTGGCCCACAAGTTCCTGCGCAGCCCGGCCCTGGTGCGCACGCAGAACGCCAAGTACGCCTCGCGCGGCTCCAGCGGCAAGTTCATGACCCTCTACCCGGTCGACGAACCCGAGCTGGAGCGATGTCTGACCGACCTCGACGCGGCGCTCACCGGACTGCGCGGACCGTACATCCTCAGCGATCTGCGCTGGCGCCAGGGGCCGCTGTACTTGCGCTACGGCGGGTTCACCGAGCAGTTCTGCCGCTCGGAGACCGGTGAACTCGTCCTGGCCCTGCGTGAACCGTCGGGCCGGCTCCGCCCGGACGTCCGGCGCGCCGTGTTCGAGGTGCCCGACTGGGCCCCCGTCCCGGCCGTCCTGGCCCAGGCCCTCGCCGACCGGGCGACATCGAGCACCGCCGCGTTCCCCTACACCGTGGAACGGGCCCTGCACTTCTCCAACGGCGGCGGCATCTACGTCGCCAGACCCGCCGCCGGCGGCGACCAGGTGGTCCTCAAGGAGGCCCGCCCGGACGCCGGACTCGACCAGCGCGGCGACGACGCCGTCACCCGGCTCCGCAGGGAGCACGACATCCTGCGCCGTCTGGACGGCGTGCCCTCCGTACCGGCCGCCCTCGGATACCTCACCGCCTGGGAACACCACTTCCTGGTCCAGGAGTTCGTGCCCGGCGAGCCCCTGAACCGGTGGTTCGGACAGCGCTACCCCCTGATCCACCCCGACCCGGCCCCCGAGGCCGTCGAGCGCTACCGCGAGGAGGCCCTCGACGTCCTCGGGAAGATCGAGGAGGGGCTGCGCGCCATCCACGCCCGCGGTGTCGTCTTCGGCGATCTGCACCCGCGCAACCTGATCGTCCGCCCGGACGGCCGGGTGTGTTTCGTGGACTTCGAACTCGCCTCCCCGGCCGACGACTTCGTCAGACCCGGACTCGGCGCCGCCGGCTTCGCGGCCCCCGCCGACGTGGAGGGCTACGCCATCGACGAGCACGCCCTCGACGCCCTGCGGCTCTGGATCTTCATGCCGCTCATCCAGCTCACCTCGCTGGACCCGGGAAAACACGACCAGTTGAGCCGGGCCGCGGCCAGACGCTTCGCACTGCCGCCGCGCCCCATATCCCTGACGTCCTCTCACATACCCGGCCCCAGGGACGACTTCGACGCCTCCGCCGCGCTGTTCAGCGGCGACCGCGCCGACTGGCCCGCGCTGCGCGACTCCATGGCCGCGGCGATCACCGCCAGCGCCACCCCGGAACGCACCGACCGCCTCTTCCCCGGTGACCCCAGCCAGTTCACCCACGACGGACTCGGCCTCGCCTACGGCGCGGCGGGCGTCCTGTGGGCCCTGCACACCGTGGGCGCCCCCGTCGACCCAGACCACGTCGAATGGCTCCTCGAAGCCGTCGCCCGCGAACCCGGCCGGCCCGGCCTCTACACCGGCGCGCACGGCGTCGCCTACGCCCTCGACCGGCTCGGCCACGCCCGGCAGGCGCACAACCTCCTCGACCGGCTCCTCAAGGAACCCCTCGACGGCCAGGGCGACGACCTCGCCGCCGGACTCCCCGGCATCGGACTGACGCTGCTGCACTTCGCCGGCACCACCGCCGACAGCTCCCTGCACGCCGTCGCCGCCGACATCGCCGAACGCCTCGCCGCCCGTCTGGAACCCGACGCCGGCCTCCCGGCGCCCGGCCGCCGCGCGGGACTCCTGCACGGCCCCTCAGGAGCCGCCCTGTTCTTCCTCGGCCTGTACGACAGCACCGGCGACGCCGGCCTGCTCGACCTGGCCGACCGGGCACTCGCCCTCGACCTCGCCCGCTGTGTCCTGGGCGACGACGGCACCCTCCAGGTCGACGAAGGCAGCCGGGTGCTGCCCTACCTGGAGACGGGCAGCGCCGGTATCGCCGCCGTGCTCCACACGGCCCTGCGCCACCGCCCCGACCCGGAACGACAACGCAGCCTGGACCGGATGCGCGGGGCCGCCGTACCCGAATTCATCGTGCAGCCCGGCCTGTTCAACGGACGCGCGGGACTGATCCTGCTGCTCCATCTGCTCCAGGACGGCACGTCGGCCCACGAACCGGTGATCCGACGGCACATCCGGCGCCTCGTCTGGCACCTCGTCCCCCATCAGGGGCACGCGGCCTTCCCCGGCGAACAGCTCCTGCGCCTGTCGATGGACCTCGCCACCGGATCCGCCGGCATCCTGCTCGCCCTGGGATCGGCCCTCGCCGACACCCCGGCGCTGCCCTTCTGGACCGGCCGAGGCGTCGCGGATCCCGCGCCGCGCCCGCCCGCCACGGTCCTGCGGACGCCCTGA
- a CDS encoding ATP-binding protein, with the protein MRAGYALSGDDGCIADARHHARAFLDRARGDLRLTVPARAMDLTQLVVSELVTNARKYAPGPVLMELRITADGVDIVVWDSDPTVPAARTADPGRIGQHGLEIVEAVTEGLFIEQEPVGKRITARISLADDA; encoded by the coding sequence ATGCGCGCCGGCTATGCCCTGAGCGGGGACGACGGCTGTATCGCCGACGCCCGCCACCACGCCCGCGCCTTCCTGGACCGGGCCCGCGGCGACCTGCGCCTGACCGTGCCCGCGCGCGCGATGGACCTCACCCAGCTCGTGGTGAGCGAACTGGTCACCAACGCCCGCAAGTACGCCCCGGGCCCCGTCCTGATGGAGCTGCGGATCACGGCCGACGGTGTGGACATCGTCGTCTGGGACAGCGACCCCACGGTCCCCGCGGCCCGGACCGCCGATCCGGGCCGTATCGGCCAGCACGGCCTGGAGATCGTCGAGGCGGTCACCGAGGGCCTGTTCATCGAACAGGAACCGGTCGGCAAGCGCATCACGGCCCGGATCTCACTGGCCGACGACGCCTGA
- a CDS encoding STAS domain-containing protein, translated as MTDNMREDRSDQFSAEPAVVDGVCVVTVRGEIDHAVKDLLTKALRCEDAVPPRIVVDLGGVTFMDSSGINVLIAAHQRVTGAQGWLRIAGAQESVRRLLGLVGVDALIPCHPTVDRAVHA; from the coding sequence GTGACCGACAACATGAGAGAGGACCGGTCCGACCAGTTCTCGGCCGAGCCCGCGGTGGTCGACGGGGTGTGCGTGGTGACCGTGCGGGGCGAGATCGACCACGCCGTCAAGGACCTCCTGACCAAGGCGCTGCGCTGCGAGGACGCGGTGCCGCCGCGGATCGTGGTGGACCTCGGCGGGGTGACCTTCATGGACTCCAGCGGGATCAACGTCCTCATCGCCGCCCATCAGCGGGTGACCGGGGCCCAGGGGTGGCTGCGCATCGCCGGCGCCCAGGAGTCCGTACGGCGTCTGCTGGGCCTGGTGGGTGTGGACGCGCTCATCCCCTGCCACCCCACCGTCGACCGGGCCGTACATGCCTGA
- a CDS encoding DNA alkylation repair protein, with amino-acid sequence MPEHAVEVADVMAELAALEDPKARAVNERHGDDHGVNLGKLRALAKRLKTQQDLAVGLWDTGDTAARLLALLICRPKAFERAGLDGMLREARAPKVHDWLVNYVVKKSPHAEELRLAWTADPDPVVASAGWALTTERVAKKPEGLDLPGLLTVIEAEMKDAPDRLQWAMNHCLAQIGIEHPEHRARALAIGERLGVLKDYPTSPGCTSPYAPVWIDEMVRRRTGRAGA; translated from the coding sequence ATGCCTGAGCACGCCGTCGAGGTGGCCGACGTGATGGCCGAGCTGGCCGCGCTCGAGGATCCGAAGGCGCGGGCCGTGAACGAGCGCCACGGCGACGATCACGGCGTGAACCTCGGCAAGCTGCGCGCGCTCGCCAAGCGGCTCAAGACACAGCAGGACCTCGCGGTCGGGCTCTGGGACACGGGCGACACCGCGGCCCGGCTGCTGGCCCTCCTGATCTGCCGCCCGAAGGCGTTCGAGCGGGCCGGGCTGGACGGCATGCTGCGCGAGGCCCGCGCGCCCAAGGTGCACGACTGGCTCGTGAACTACGTGGTGAAGAAGAGCCCGCACGCCGAGGAACTGCGCCTCGCCTGGACCGCCGACCCGGACCCGGTGGTCGCGAGCGCCGGCTGGGCCCTGACCACCGAACGCGTGGCGAAGAAGCCGGAGGGCCTGGACCTCCCGGGACTGCTCACGGTGATCGAGGCGGAGATGAAGGACGCCCCGGACCGCCTCCAGTGGGCGATGAACCACTGCCTCGCCCAGATCGGCATCGAGCACCCGGAGCACCGCGCCCGCGCGCTCGCCATCGGCGAACGTCTCGGGGTCCTCAAGGACTATCCGACGTCCCCGGGGTGCACGTCCCCGTACGCGCCGGTCTGGATCGACGAGATGGTACGACGACGCACCGGCCGCGCGGGGGCGTGA
- a CDS encoding chitinase: MALLTAVALAVPGITALSTAAHAADVDLARNGGFEAGLDGWTCTAGKAVSSPVRSGSSALQATPAGSDHAQCSQSVTVQPNSEYTLTGHVRGAYVYLGASGTGTTDVSTWTQSAPDWQQLRTTFRTGASTTRVTIYTHGWYGTGAYYADDVSLVGPGASTGQPPAAPTGLSTGTVTSSSVALSWTASSGATSYAVYRDGAKVQTVSGTSATVTGLSASTAYSFQVSALNDAGESAKSAAVTATTTTGTGGGGSGDLPAHALVGYLHASFANGAGYTRLADVPDSWDVIDLAFGEPTSITSGDIRFTRCPVTECPNVESDADFKAAIKAKQAAGKKVLISIGGQNGQVQLTTTAARDTFVSSVSKIIDTYGLDGLDVDFEGHSLSLNADDTDFRNPKTPVIVNLISALKTLKAKYGSKFVLSMAPETFFVQMGYQFYGTGQWGGQDPRCGAYLPVIHALRDDLTLLHVQDYNSGPIMGLDNQYHSMGGADFHIAMTDMLLTGFPVAGNAGNVFPPLRPEQIAIGMPASTNAGNGHVSPAEVTKTLDCLTKRTNCGSYTTHGTWPALRGLMTWSVNWDRFAGWEFQRTFDNYFG; this comes from the coding sequence ATGGCCCTGCTCACGGCTGTCGCACTGGCCGTGCCGGGCATCACCGCGCTCTCCACGGCCGCCCACGCGGCCGATGTCGACCTCGCCCGCAACGGTGGCTTCGAGGCAGGGCTCGACGGCTGGACCTGTACGGCCGGAAAGGCCGTCAGCAGCCCGGTGCGCAGCGGAAGTTCGGCCCTGCAGGCCACCCCGGCCGGCAGCGACCACGCCCAGTGCTCGCAGTCGGTCACCGTGCAGCCGAACTCCGAGTACACGCTGACCGGTCATGTCCGCGGCGCGTACGTCTACCTCGGCGCCTCCGGCACCGGGACCACCGACGTCTCCACCTGGACCCAGTCCGCCCCCGACTGGCAGCAGCTCAGGACCACCTTCCGCACCGGCGCCTCCACCACCCGCGTCACCATCTACACACACGGCTGGTACGGCACCGGCGCGTACTACGCCGACGACGTCTCCCTGGTCGGACCCGGCGCTTCCACCGGCCAGCCGCCCGCAGCGCCGACCGGACTGAGCACCGGCACCGTCACTTCCTCCAGCGTCGCCCTGTCCTGGACGGCGTCGAGCGGCGCGACGAGCTACGCGGTTTACCGTGACGGCGCCAAGGTCCAGACGGTCAGCGGGACCTCGGCCACTGTCACCGGCCTGTCCGCGTCGACGGCGTACAGCTTCCAGGTCTCCGCCCTGAACGACGCCGGGGAGTCCGCCAAGTCGGCCGCGGTGACGGCGACGACGACCACCGGCACGGGCGGCGGCGGATCCGGCGACCTGCCCGCCCACGCCCTGGTCGGCTACCTCCACGCGAGCTTCGCCAACGGCGCCGGCTACACCCGCCTGGCCGACGTCCCCGACAGTTGGGACGTCATCGACCTGGCCTTCGGCGAACCCACCTCCATCACCTCGGGCGACATCCGCTTCACCCGCTGCCCGGTCACCGAATGCCCGAACGTGGAGAGCGACGCCGACTTCAAGGCCGCGATCAAGGCCAAGCAGGCGGCCGGGAAGAAGGTGCTGATCTCGATCGGCGGCCAGAACGGGCAGGTGCAGCTCACCACGACGGCGGCCCGCGACACCTTCGTCTCCTCCGTCTCGAAGATCATCGACACCTACGGTCTCGACGGCCTCGACGTCGACTTCGAGGGCCACTCGCTGTCGCTGAACGCCGACGACACCGACTTCAGGAACCCGAAGACACCGGTGATCGTGAACCTGATCTCCGCGCTGAAGACCCTGAAGGCCAAGTACGGCTCCAAGTTCGTCCTCAGCATGGCCCCCGAGACGTTCTTCGTGCAGATGGGCTACCAGTTCTACGGCACCGGTCAGTGGGGCGGCCAGGACCCGCGGTGCGGCGCCTACCTCCCGGTGATCCACGCCCTGCGGGACGATCTGACCCTGCTGCACGTCCAGGACTACAACTCCGGCCCGATCATGGGCCTCGACAACCAGTACCACTCCATGGGCGGCGCGGACTTCCACATCGCCATGACCGACATGCTGCTCACCGGCTTCCCGGTGGCCGGCAACGCGGGCAACGTCTTCCCGCCGCTGCGCCCGGAGCAGATCGCCATCGGTATGCCGGCGTCCACCAACGCGGGCAACGGCCACGTCAGCCCGGCCGAGGTCACCAAGACCCTCGACTGTCTGACGAAGAGGACGAACTGCGGCTCGTACACCACGCACGGCACCTGGCCCGCCCTGCGCGGTCTGATGACGTGGTCGGTCAACTGGGACCGCTTCGCGGGCTGGGAGTTCCAGCGCACGTTCGACAACTACTTCGGCTGA
- a CDS encoding endo alpha-1,4 polygalactosaminidase, whose product MPKQSALPFLRRRGVVVAGAAVVVAAALGVGLALTNPFADDPAPKSASKVELPAADAVFDYQIGRPYPPAKGVTAVSRDRSAEPARGLYNVCYVNAFQAQPDALDWWEENHPDLILRDKGRRPVIDEDWDEALLDTSTEDKRARLSDVVGPWVDGCAESGFQAVELDNLDSYERSAGGLTKAHNAAFAKLLADRAHTAGLAVGQKNTTDLLPDRKEIGFDFAVAEECGQYDECGAYAEAYANRVFVIEYGDGGFRRACAGHGSELAVVQRDLDVAPRGSEEYVFRTC is encoded by the coding sequence GTGCCGAAGCAGTCCGCTCTCCCCTTCCTCCGCCGCAGGGGCGTCGTCGTCGCGGGGGCCGCCGTCGTCGTCGCTGCCGCCCTCGGAGTCGGTCTGGCGCTGACGAACCCCTTCGCGGACGACCCGGCCCCGAAGTCGGCGTCGAAGGTCGAACTCCCCGCGGCCGACGCCGTGTTCGACTACCAGATCGGGCGCCCGTACCCGCCCGCGAAGGGCGTCACGGCCGTGTCGCGCGACCGGTCCGCCGAGCCGGCGCGGGGCCTCTACAACGTCTGCTATGTCAACGCGTTCCAGGCACAGCCCGACGCGCTGGACTGGTGGGAGGAGAACCACCCCGACCTGATCCTTCGCGACAAGGGCAGGCGTCCGGTGATCGACGAGGACTGGGACGAGGCGCTGCTCGACACGTCGACGGAGGACAAGCGCGCCCGGCTCTCCGACGTGGTCGGCCCGTGGGTGGACGGCTGCGCCGAAAGCGGCTTCCAGGCCGTGGAGTTGGACAATCTCGACTCCTATGAGCGTTCCGCGGGCGGCCTGACCAAGGCGCACAACGCGGCCTTCGCGAAGCTCCTGGCGGACCGGGCGCACACCGCGGGGCTCGCCGTCGGCCAGAAGAACACCACCGACCTGCTGCCCGACCGCAAAGAGATCGGCTTCGACTTCGCCGTCGCCGAGGAGTGCGGCCAGTACGACGAGTGCGGCGCCTACGCCGAGGCGTACGCGAACCGCGTCTTCGTGATCGAGTACGGGGACGGCGGCTTCCGGCGGGCCTGCGCCGGTCACGGCTCCGAACTCGCCGTCGTGCAAAGGGATCTCGACGTGGCGCCTCGCGGGTCGGAGGAGTACGTGTTCCGGACCTGCTGA
- a CDS encoding FAD-dependent oxidoreductase, whose amino-acid sequence MTRARRPDVPRRGRDRRARVLLPAPGAPRVPGGRPATTAVVGGGIAGLAAATALAERGVRVTLYEREPALGGRLSGRPTVLSDGSTVTMSRGFHAFFRQYYNLRGLLRRTDPGLSRLRALPDYPLRHADGLHDSFRHVPRTPPWSALGFVALSPTFGLRDLLRMNPVAALPLLDVRVPEVYTRLDGVSAHDFLGSIRFPEAAHHLAFEVFSRSFFADPRQLSAAEMVLMFHIYFLGSAEGLLFDVPDEPFPTALWDPLARYLRGHGADLRTGTAVDTVEPTGDGGFLVAAGTEERRHDTVVLALDAAGLGSLVARSPRLADAAWRARTARLRAAPPFLVSRLWLDRPVAADRPGFLGTSGYGTLDNVSVLERWEGEAARWAARTGGSVVELHAYALPERAAPDVERKRLIEQLHRVYPETRTATVVDERHEWRADCPLFPVGGYGDRPTVRTTDPGLVVAGDLVRTGLPVALMERAATSGFLAANALLERWGVAGQTLWTVPDRGRSAPLRGLARLG is encoded by the coding sequence ATGACCCGCGCGCGGCGGCCCGACGTCCCCCGCCGCGGCCGGGACCGGCGCGCCCGCGTCCTGCTCCCCGCCCCCGGCGCCCCGCGCGTCCCAGGCGGCCGTCCCGCGACGACCGCGGTCGTGGGCGGCGGTATCGCCGGACTCGCGGCCGCGACGGCCCTCGCGGAGAGGGGCGTACGGGTCACGCTCTACGAACGGGAACCCGCCCTGGGCGGGCGCCTTTCGGGTCGGCCGACCGTGCTGTCCGACGGCAGCACGGTCACCATGAGCCGCGGCTTCCACGCGTTCTTCCGCCAGTACTACAACCTGCGCGGGCTGCTGCGGCGCACCGATCCCGGCCTCAGCCGTCTGCGCGCCCTGCCCGACTATCCGCTCCGGCACGCCGACGGCCTCCACGACAGCTTCCGGCACGTGCCGCGCACCCCGCCGTGGAGCGCCCTCGGGTTCGTGGCCCTGAGCCCCACCTTCGGGCTGCGCGACCTCCTCCGGATGAACCCGGTCGCCGCCCTGCCGCTGCTGGACGTCCGGGTCCCCGAGGTCTACACGCGGCTCGACGGCGTCAGCGCGCACGACTTCCTCGGGTCGATCCGCTTCCCCGAGGCCGCCCACCATCTCGCGTTCGAGGTGTTCTCCCGCAGCTTCTTCGCCGATCCCCGCCAACTGTCGGCTGCGGAGATGGTGTTGATGTTCCACATCTACTTCCTGGGCTCCGCCGAGGGCCTCCTCTTCGACGTGCCCGACGAGCCCTTCCCCACCGCGCTCTGGGACCCCCTCGCCCGCTATCTGCGCGGCCACGGCGCCGACCTGCGCACCGGAACGGCCGTCGACACCGTCGAACCCACCGGGGACGGCGGCTTCCTGGTCGCCGCCGGGACGGAGGAACGGCGCCACGACACCGTGGTCCTCGCCCTGGACGCGGCCGGTCTCGGCTCCCTCGTCGCCCGCTCCCCGCGCCTGGCGGACGCCGCGTGGCGCGCGCGGACGGCCCGGCTGCGCGCCGCGCCGCCGTTCCTCGTCTCCCGCCTGTGGCTGGACCGCCCGGTCGCCGCCGACCGCCCCGGCTTCCTCGGCACCAGCGGCTACGGCACCCTCGACAACGTCAGTGTGCTGGAGCGCTGGGAGGGCGAGGCGGCGCGCTGGGCCGCGCGGACCGGCGGCTCGGTCGTCGAACTGCACGCCTACGCCCTGCCCGAGCGGGCGGCCCCCGACGTCGAACGGAAGCGCCTGATCGAGCAGTTGCACCGGGTGTACCCGGAGACCCGCACGGCGACGGTGGTGGACGAACGGCACGAGTGGCGCGCCGACTGCCCCCTCTTCCCGGTCGGCGGCTACGGCGACCGGCCCACCGTACGCACCACCGACCCCGGCCTGGTGGTGGCCGGCGACCTGGTCCGCACGGGGCTTCCCGTGGCCCTGATGGAACGCGCGGCCACCAGCGGCTTCCTCGCGGCCAACGCGCTCCTGGAACGCTGGGGAGTGGCGGGCCAGACCCTGTGGACCGTCCCCGACCGAGGGCGGAGCGCGCCGCTGCGCGGGCTGGCACGCCTGGGCTGA
- a CDS encoding methyltransferase domain-containing protein, with amino-acid sequence MTLLRDEDLAAAFDHASRSYDTLVAANPGYHGQLRRSARRLGLPDGGAGLRVLDLGCGTGASTAALATVLPGAEITAVDASAGMLERAARKPWRNGVTFVQAPAERLAEAGVRGPFDAVFAAYLFRNVADPDAVLSAVRDVLAPRGRLAVHEYTLSGHAAHRAVWTGVCRGLVLPVATLLGDGRLYRHLWRSVVEFDTADRFAERVRAAGLRDVRVLPLPGWQTGITHTFVARRPGTEAEGGR; translated from the coding sequence ATGACCCTGCTGCGCGACGAGGACCTGGCCGCCGCGTTCGACCACGCTTCCCGCAGCTACGACACCCTGGTCGCCGCCAACCCCGGCTACCACGGCCAGTTGCGCCGCTCCGCGCGCCGCCTCGGCCTGCCCGACGGCGGCGCCGGGCTGCGCGTCCTGGACCTCGGCTGCGGCACGGGCGCCTCGACGGCCGCCCTGGCGACGGTCCTTCCCGGTGCCGAGATCACCGCGGTGGACGCCTCCGCCGGCATGCTGGAGCGCGCCGCCCGCAAACCGTGGCGGAACGGCGTGACGTTCGTACAGGCCCCCGCCGAGCGCCTGGCCGAGGCGGGCGTGCGCGGCCCGTTCGACGCGGTCTTCGCCGCCTACCTGTTCCGCAACGTCGCCGACCCCGACGCGGTGCTCTCGGCGGTGCGCGACGTGCTGGCGCCGCGCGGGCGGCTGGCGGTGCACGAGTACACGCTCAGTGGCCACGCCGCCCACCGTGCGGTGTGGACGGGCGTGTGCCGAGGGCTCGTCCTGCCCGTCGCCACGCTCCTCGGCGACGGGCGGCTGTACCGGCATCTGTGGCGCAGCGTCGTGGAGTTCGACACGGCGGACCGCTTCGCCGAGCGGGTCCGCGCCGCGGGTCTCCGGGACGTACGGGTGCTGCCCCTGCCGGGCTGGCAGACCGGCATCACCCACACCTTCGTCGCCCGCCGCCCCGGCACCGAGGCGGAGGGCGGCCGATGA
- a CDS encoding lycopene cyclase family protein, whose protein sequence is MPHAEVAVLGAGAAGLSLAHRLARSAPGARRISTVLVDAPPGPLRPPSRTWCHWERGPGPYDAALTAEWRRLRVHGPGGGPPVEDDIAPLRYKMLRSDDFEHLVARDLAHCDDVRRLEATVESVVGDADGAEVRARTAEGRPVTVHARWVFDSRPLTRLPAARTTLLQHFHGWFVRTRRPVLDPDAVVLMDFRVPQPPRGLAFGYLLPTGRQEALVEYTEFSDAVLPRAAYERALHGYTRDVLRLGELEVTATETGVIPMTDARFPRRPAPSVFRIGAAGGATRPSTGYTFSAVQRQTRAVADALRDGRRPLPPPAHSARSRAMDAVMLRALASGRVDGAAFFARLFTRVPMERLLRFLDGGTRLHEDLAVGIRTPVLPMLRCAAELPWLARTPHRAPAPRTPTEETA, encoded by the coding sequence GTGCCGCACGCCGAGGTGGCCGTCCTGGGCGCGGGCGCCGCTGGTCTGTCTCTCGCCCACCGGCTCGCGCGGTCCGCCCCCGGCGCCCGGCGGATCTCCACCGTCCTGGTCGACGCCCCGCCGGGCCCGCTCCGCCCGCCGAGCCGCACCTGGTGCCACTGGGAGCGGGGCCCCGGGCCGTACGACGCCGCCCTGACCGCCGAATGGCGGCGCCTGCGCGTGCACGGCCCCGGCGGCGGCCCGCCGGTCGAGGACGACATCGCGCCCCTGCGCTACAAGATGCTGCGCTCCGACGACTTCGAGCACCTCGTCGCCCGCGACCTGGCCCACTGCGACGACGTACGACGGCTGGAGGCGACCGTCGAGTCGGTCGTCGGCGACGCCGACGGGGCCGAGGTCCGGGCCCGCACCGCCGAGGGCCGTCCGGTCACCGTGCACGCCCGCTGGGTGTTCGACTCCCGGCCGCTCACCCGCCTCCCCGCCGCCCGGACCACCCTGCTCCAGCACTTCCACGGCTGGTTCGTCCGTACCCGGCGGCCCGTGTTGGACCCCGACGCGGTCGTCCTCATGGACTTCCGGGTGCCGCAGCCGCCCCGCGGCCTCGCCTTCGGCTACCTCCTGCCCACCGGCCGGCAGGAGGCGCTCGTGGAGTACACCGAGTTCTCCGACGCCGTCCTGCCCCGGGCCGCCTACGAGCGCGCGCTGCACGGCTACACCCGGGACGTGCTGCGCCTGGGCGAGCTGGAGGTCACGGCGACCGAGACCGGCGTCATCCCCATGACCGACGCCCGCTTCCCGCGCCGCCCGGCGCCGTCGGTCTTCCGGATCGGCGCGGCGGGCGGTGCCACCCGGCCCTCCACCGGCTACACCTTCTCCGCCGTCCAGCGCCAGACGCGGGCCGTCGCCGACGCCCTGCGCGACGGCCGCCGTCCGCTGCCCCCGCCCGCCCACTCGGCCCGCTCCCGGGCCATGGACGCGGTGATGCTGCGCGCCCTGGCCAGCGGCCGGGTGGACGGTGCCGCGTTCTTCGCGCGGCTCTTCACCCGGGTGCCGATGGAACGGCTGCTGCGCTTCCTGGACGGCGGGACCCGGCTGCACGAGGACCTGGCCGTCGGCATCCGCACCCCCGTCCTGCCGATGCTGCGCTGCGCGGCGGAACTGCCCTGGCTCGCCCGCACCCCGCACCGCGCACCGGCGCCGCGCACCCCGACCGAGGAGACCGCATGA